The sequence ACCTGATTTCCTGACTTTAACAGTTCAAGACAGGTATGACTTCCGATATATCCTGATCCACCGGTTACAAGAACATTCATTGATCAGCATTCCTTAAATTTCTGAGACTTTGTTTAGATACAAAAATGTGTTTTCACGGACACATAATAGTAAAAACAATTATATACACAACTTATTCTATACATAATTGAAGAGCAATACATTTCTGGTGAGTTAAAAAGACGAATACTTTCAACGGCCCCCCCCCACAACCACTTCAAAAAACGAAGTCAAATTATACCATGGTAAATCTTCAGTAGAAGTGATAAAATTCACAAATCAATTATCCAATATATTTCTATATTCTCAGGTGGTTCCCATGAATCTGGTATTTCAGACTATAAAATTACAAAGATTCCTATACACAATATGTTTTGTCTTTCTTTTTTCCCTGTCTCTGATTGCAGCGAACGCAAATGCATCCACTCAAAACAATGAGGTTATCATTGACAATGGAGACCTTCTGTATGTCGTTATTCCAAAAGAGATTACCAGTGAGTTCAGTCCAACTGAAAAAAACTACTTTAAAGAGAAGGTGGAGGTTGACAGACATGGCTTTATTTTTCTACCAAGCCAGGGAAATATAAAGATTTCCGGTCACACCACGAAACAAATTAGTGATATACTGACAAACAATCTTCCTAAATATCTCTCTAAAAGTGACAGGGCCTCGGTCAATCTCATAGAAAAAAGACACTATGTTCAAATCCTTGGCAATGTGTCAGCTCCCGGATGGTACAACATCCCGGAATCTGCAAATATCCAGACAATTCTCAGTCAGGCAGGGGGAGCTTCGGAGAACGCAGACCTTTCAAAGGTAAGCATATCGAGAATAGAGGATGGCAAACACCAGAAAATTACTGCTGATATCCAACAGTACCTGTTGAAGGGTGACCCTCTGATTTTACCGCCACTCCATGAGAATGACACTGTCTTTGTTCCTCTCTTTGACACAATAGCTGATACCGGTAAGTCAGTCAGTGATACATCAAAGGTACGGATTTTTGGAGCTGTAAACAATCCCGGTATTTACCCGGCACCTGAGGGAATGAGTTTTCTTGATCTTTTGATTACGGCCCATGGTGAAACAGTAAGTGCAGATTTAACAAACATAAAAATCATTCGAGCAGGTGGAGGCAAAGACACCTTCAATATGCAGGCATTGCTTGATAGTGATGGCTCGATGGAATCATCCGCCTTTCCAATTATTAAAGGTGGCGATATCGTGCATGTTCCGAGGAAAGTTCTTGTCACAAATGATGGCCGTAACAATTCCCTGGCGGTTCAGCAAACCATTACAATTACAGGACCTGGAAGTAGCAATCGTGGCCTGCGCGCCTTTACATCACCAATGACTCCCCTTGAGGCCATTTCCCAGGCAGGTGGAGTGAGTGATTTTGCCGATACAAACGATATGTTCATCATCCGCAGAGTAGATGGAAAACAGCAAAATCTACCATATAATTACGACAAGGCCCTGGAAGGGAAAGAACCTGATGTGGATTTTCAACTGCAAGCTGGTGATATTATATATATACCGTAACCCTCATTATCCTTTATTTTCAGAACAGCAATTATTGTTCAATCTCACTCATCCACTGCTCAACCTGCTTTTGGTCAGCAGTGGACAGCTTCATGGATTTAGCAGTATCAAAGGCCTTCTTAGCCGCCTCAGGTTCTTCTTTCTTCAAATACACTGCGCCGAGATGCATATGAGCCGGGCCATACTGGCCATCTTTCTCAACTGCTTGCTCAACATACTTTTTGGCCATAAGAAGCGAGCCCTGCTGGTAATACACCCAGCCTAACGCATCTGCAACGTGTGGATTTCCCGGTTGAGCATCATAGGCCTGCTGCGCAAGTTCGAGAGCTTTGGTGATATTCCTGTTTTGGTCAGCATAGAGAATTGCAAGGTGAGCGGCAGCGTCACTGTTAAATCCTTCCGAATCAAGAATCTCTTCAAAAAGAAGTATTGCCTGGGCAACATTACCACTTTCTTTCTCAGCCATTGCCTTTTCGAATTTTATTTTCGACTCACCTAATTTCCCAAGGGCTTCCTTCGCTACTTCAAGCTCTGCCCCCTGAATACCTTTTTGAATGGCATCCGCTAACAGTTCTTCAGCCTCCTGAATGTTTCCCTGACCAAATTGAAGCATTCCCATATGGAACATAATCGTTGGATTGTCAGGTTTTGCATCCATTGCCGTTTGTAGATAGGGTTCTGCCTGGGAATATGCCTGTTTTTTTACATAAATCCAGCCAAGGGTATCCGCGACATCGGGGTTTTCCGGGAGTTCTTTGGATACTGCACTGGCAAGTTCAAGGGCACGATCAAGTTTGCCGCCTTCTGCGGTATACAAAAAGGCAAGATTGTTCATGGCAGGTAAAAAATCAGCCTTCTGCTCCAACACCTTTTCATAACTGGCTATGGCCTCTGACTGATTTCCACTTTTCAAATAGTAATCCGCAAGTTTCATCATGATCCCAATATCATCTGGAACACGTTCAAGAGCTTTTTTATAGTAATGGACTGCTTTCTTACCATCTTTTTTTGCAAGATATAATTCGGCAAGCATTACAATGGGGGCAACCTCTTTTCCATTATCTGCCACCGGTGAGAGAACATTCTCAGCCAGATCAAGATAGCCCTGAGAAATATAAATCTTCGCTTTTATTATAGTAGCCGGACTGTTCTCAGGAAACTTTGCTAAAAAGGCATCAGCAATCTGCATTGCCTTTTCATATTTCTTTTGCAGCACATTAATGCCGACAATTCTATTTAAAACCTGGACACTCTCTGGCTTTTCTTCCTCAAGTGCT comes from Desulfocapsa sulfexigens DSM 10523 and encodes:
- a CDS encoding SLBB domain-containing protein, which translates into the protein MNLVFQTIKLQRFLYTICFVFLFSLSLIAANANASTQNNEVIIDNGDLLYVVIPKEITSEFSPTEKNYFKEKVEVDRHGFIFLPSQGNIKISGHTTKQISDILTNNLPKYLSKSDRASVNLIEKRHYVQILGNVSAPGWYNIPESANIQTILSQAGGASENADLSKVSISRIEDGKHQKITADIQQYLLKGDPLILPPLHENDTVFVPLFDTIADTGKSVSDTSKVRIFGAVNNPGIYPAPEGMSFLDLLITAHGETVSADLTNIKIIRAGGGKDTFNMQALLDSDGSMESSAFPIIKGGDIVHVPRKVLVTNDGRNNSLAVQQTITITGPGSSNRGLRAFTSPMTPLEAISQAGGVSDFADTNDMFIIRRVDGKQQNLPYNYDKALEGKEPDVDFQLQAGDIIYIP